A segment of the Sander lucioperca isolate FBNREF2018 chromosome 7, SLUC_FBN_1.2, whole genome shotgun sequence genome:
AACTCCATTAAAGCCAGTCAAGTTGAACATGGCATGGGTAGGGGATCTATGGAGCTTCCCCCTTTCAGAGGGAACTTCCAAAGCATCTTACCTCCCATCAGGGACTTGAACAGCAGTATGCGGAAGAAGAGCTGGCCTAGTATGAAACCAGGCCGAATGCAGGGTCATCATGGTATGGGGAATAGAGCGTTGGGGAGGCAGGATAGAGTGATGGAAGAGGATGACGAGGAGGACGAAGATGGAAGGTATGATGTGTATGTACGCAGAGCAGGAAGCCGAAGAGGGAACTATGAAATGGCCCAGCAAAGATCCTTGTCCATGGACttctgaaaagaaaagacaaggtTGGCACTGTAACTACTTTGGGGGCAGAACTATGCACATTTATAGAAGAGGGGAGACATTTAACGCCACAGGGCGGATGTGTCTCACTTACCTTCTTTATATTAATAATGATTAAAAAGAAGCAATCTAGGACTTCTCTTCTTTCACTTGCCTCATTTACAGTGAGGTTGGGAAACACAGGGTCTGTTACAGAGCGGTGCCGACCGTTTGTGAACAGTGTAAAAGTGAAGATAGATGATAATGCTGTGTATTGTTcttgttgtatttttctaaatacattttactatgAAGGTAATAGATTTTGTTGAAATATGTTTTCAATCAGTGTTTAGGTTCTGAAAGAATGTTTTAAGAGGAAGCGTGAGTACGGTACATTTAAAGCAAACAATGTAAAAGTCAACTCTCAGTTCTGTGATTACCTGTATTTAAGAATAAATTATGTACATTTCTGCTCCTTTGGTTAAGGAAAAGTATCATCTTGCCTTTGATATAGAGTCAGTTTTAACAACAGATATAAAATGACCATCAACAGTCAGGCTGTCACAGTGTTCCTTTCCAGGAGGcaggtgtgtgtgaatgtgtgcggGCGTGCGTgcgggcgtgtgtgtgtgtgtgtgtgtgtgtgtgtgtgtgtgtgtgtgtgtgtgtgtgtgtgttcagaaatTTTCTAGAAGGTGTGCCACATAGGTATGCTGGTTAGAAATTCCCTTATAAAGTTATATAACCACGAAAAGCCCCAAACTGTTTGCCATTTACAGCCTATCTTTAAACAGTaggtttcattttctttttgggCTGTATACACTGAATATAATTGATGGGTGTCAACTTGTCTAGAGAAAAACTATAGACCATCTTGCGATGGGAACAGAACAGCCGCAACAACAAATCGGGCCAAGGGCGTAAAGTGGAGTGGCAATGGCCCCTTTCCTACTCCCCCTACTTCCACACCCATCTTCAAACACTGCCTTCaaactacacacctgtaaagtttcGTGACTGCATCTTGCAAGGTTGCGACGTCATCACGGTGACATCTATCCACAGACAGTCAGACCGTCAGTAATAGAAACACCTGGCACCTATAATACACAAAATCGTCTCTGTGGTCGTTCCCGCTACAGTAAAAATCTCAGGACCACATTTTGCCAGACTCACGGTAACAACAATAACGGCGCCGCTGTCGCGGCTCGTAAAAAAAAGGCGCCAGTAAGGCTAAGGAAATGCTTAGAGATCAGTCTGGTACGTTTTTACTAATAATATAGGACCACAAATGAGCATGTGCACACTGTAGACCTTCAACAGATGGCTATAATAGACTGCTTTGTAAATGTTGTATCCCAATGATGAAGTTTGATGAGAATCAGATAATGTGAAAATTGTTTAGTGTAATCAGAAAACacaattgttttatttatttagtttattttccttttctcacacatgcacagtttTTGTGTTCAGTGTGCCAAACTACTTCAGTAACCTTAGAGCTGGAGGACAGAACACATTTCGaaatccagaaaatcatttCTATGCCACAGCCTTGCAGTTTAGTCAGCAAATCTGTGGGGTTCATTTATCATATTCAGAAAATTCACTGGGCAGATAATTCATGGAGCAACtatgcatacacacagacaaacatcaacatgtagTCCTGTCAGTGCAGTATGGGCGCAGTTTATGCCAGTGAGCCCTGTCAtgctaaaaaataattaatatgaTAATAAAAGGTTTGGCTACTGGTTGGCTACTTTATACACACGgccaaaacaataacaatactGTATGACCAAACCGCTGATAAATAGTGTACACAGGTCATGAGTGGCACTGTTCTGTCCAAAAGCCATAATTTGGCCTCATATTAAAGAGAAGAAGATTTATCAAATCTCTGTCTTTCCCAGGTACTGCATATCTGCTGAGTGTGGCTGCTTTTTCAGTAACACTGTGGTGCATAGTCTTTATTTTTATCACAGGAATATGTAGAATATCTGGGGCACATCATGAAATGGATTGCTTCAAATAAATTCAAATTAGGTCAATAAGTGCAGGTAATGCAGGCTGCATGGCTTTTAACAGTATAGTAACGTGAACACAATGGAGAAAAACAGCTCTGCAGAATGGAACACCACCTATTTCTAAACAGACACAGATATGTTATATCTATAACTTCCATCTGTGTCTGATTAAACAGTGTAATTGTTAGATTAATAAAAACCCTGTGTTATGTATAACCcttatgttttattaaatgCATCAACAGCATGCAGGTGACTGTGTGGTCTTCAGCAAAGAAAGTAAAAAGTTGATTTTATAGTACATTAGATACATGAGTGAGTCAGGTGATCACTTATTCAAACACCAACCGGTTGGCCTGCAGTCTGTCAATCATTAACAGGGAGTTCAACTCAGAGACAGACACGCATGCTTAAACGTTATCATGGAGTTTAGGATACTATAACATGAGAGTGTACTGATtgttgtgcctgtgtgtgtgtgtgtgtgtgtgtgaactactatactgtatatgcctCATGTGTGCCCTCAGTTACACAACCGCACATGATTCTTTATGAGATACAGTTGTGGTTGCACACAGGCATGACAAAGCAGATATCGTGTTCCTTCTCTTGTGTGCAGCAACTCAGCATTCCTCACTGTTCCAACTCATAAATGCTCCACAGACTGAATATATGTGACACATGCTTCTGATATGACACAACAGCGAATGTAGAGTATGTAACCCTGACCAGTTTTTCATCATTCCTCTCTGAAACTACCGTATAGAGTACTGTTTGTATGTATCTTTAAATCTtaataaaacattacattaattactTAATTACTTTTAGCACAgtataaataaaacacaattctACACTTTATCCAAAAGTCCCTTTGTCCCCATTATTATACAAACAAATATGTTACTATACGCAACTAGGAGTTTGTTCAATTCATAAAAAATCAGCAGCCGCAGAGAAAAACACTGCATCAGTCTTTGTGCGTCCTTCATCTGTAagttctatttctttttaatttgcaGGACGCAAATGAGAACATTATGTTTTTCAGTCTAGATTGACATGAAGTCATGAACTGTGCAGGCTTGCGGTCAGTCTTTCTCCAGCCAGTGTGTTGTTTCAGTAGCACAACAATGTCTCTCAATGTGTTTAGAGACGACTAAAGTCGAATCACAACGCGCTCCTCAGCGATTCATCAAAGAAGGCCAGGCGCTCATGTGCCAGCAGGGGTGTATTCTCCCCTAGAACAGCCTCCCTGAAGTTGGGCCGTCTCCAGGCGTACACCATACTGTTTAGAAAGCCTTGCAGGGACACGCTTGCAGcctgaaataaacaaaacaatactAAGACCTGCAACTCAACGACAGATTATATTTTAATTTCCTCAATTGAAAACCCGTTCTTCTGAAATTTACCTGTAGCATGTAAAGGCCAAATAGGCTGCGTTGTTCAATGTTTGTCCAATCCGTCAGGGTAGACAGCAGAATGAGTACAAGAGCTACAgcaagaagaaacataaggcaTCAATctgattttgatttaaaatgaaCGGCGTGTAATACATTaactttaaatgtgtgtgtgtgtgtgtgtgtgtgtgtgtgtgtgtgtgtgtgtgtgtgcgtgtgcgtgtgtgtgcacctgGTGTCCAGCAGAATAAGATGACCATCACCATATTTCTTGCAGTAGAAAACACTCTTTTGAATCTCCTTCTTGAACGTCCATCTCCCTCCACAGGAAAAAGCCCTCCCTGCTCATGTCTTTCATACCATTTGCCAACCTTATAGTAAATgacctgaaaaaaagaaattacctTCTGCTTACACATGTAAATATATACTATTCAAGGCTTCAGATAGCACTGTAAAATTATAAATCATAACTATATTTCCATGGATGTTTAAAGCCAATTCACAAGATAAAACTGTAAATGACAATATGTCTAAATTCCTCTTAAAATAATGTGATTGGTGTTTACTTACAGAGCAAGAAAGCATCACTGATATCACGATGAGGAAGAGAACAACTCTAATGAAAGTGTCATGACTCCTCtcctgggaagaaaaaaaatcatgttagCATAAACGCACTACAAACTATAACTAAATGcttatttaataaaatacaacaataccaatcaaataaagtaaaatagctaaaataataataataataattatacaaCAAATGATGGGTTTTATACTCACAGCAACAGAGCAGGACTCACTCCAGACGTGCAAGAACAAAATACAACTGAgagcaaaaaaaatcaaaaaaggtcaaaaatgcagaaaacagACCTATTTCAGTTCTGTAACTTATCTGAAGTCCATAATAAACCTTGGGTGCTCACCTGGTGCAGTATTTGCTATCATTACGGACAATCAATGCTCTGTCAGAGACTGGAATCATCGGAGTGGTTTTTATGAAAGGAGTGAGCACATATGCTATGTATATTGCAATGGGGATCAACCTGTGATATTAGACAACAGAGATACAGAATTGTAATTGTTTACACTAGGAATAGAGTCCATAAAGTCTGGAAAGGTATTCAAAGCTAAAGTATGCTGTTA
Coding sequences within it:
- the si:dkey-30c15.2 gene encoding uncharacterized protein si:dkey-30c15.2; translated protein: MELNGTLSEDQLDVLSTEYLVLLTPSVIGSFSVLVVSTVRWRHLKEQVLLLVQLALADLLAALILMSTSVMNKVSTDNSVVICRYSLPLSLTFYLISFLLVVVYAWNSKNAIQGWRASSTEDEGGQSRCRRKIVAIPVYAVVWLIPIAIYIAYVLTPFIKTTPMIPVSDRALIVRNDSKYCTSCILFLHVWSESCSVAERSHDTFIRVVLFLIVISVMLSCSVIYYKVGKWYERHEQGGLFPVEGDGRSRRRFKRVFSTARNMVMVILFCWTPALVLILLSTLTDWTNIEQRSLFGLYMLQAASVSLQGFLNSMVYAWRRPNFREAVLGENTPLLAHERLAFFDESLRSAL